agggtaacTTTACTGAAGATCCCAGAACTTCTACCCGATTTGACAAAACtgccccaaacttcaaaatctctcaattttgtCTCTTAagctttcaattgcaatcaatttggaccactccatcatattttaaacgttaaataatgtttatacctctgactttttttataaaatttcaactttacccttaattccaaaacctttttttaaataaaaaaacgaaaatcatggatattttagtctttttttttttttttttttaactgctaaaTTTGACGgcggggttcaaattgagagcaattgaaagttaaggggactaaattgagagatttttaAGTTTAGAGGGAGTTTGTtaaatcgagtggaagttcagggatcttcagtgaagttacccatttttttatataatatatattttttaatttttaatttgaaattaagggtaaatttgaaattttataaaaaaaatcaggggtataaacgtcattgttttacttttaacgtttaaaatctgacgaggGGGTtcattgactgcaattgaaagttcatgggtctaaattgagaggtttcaaagtttgaggggggtatgatAAATTGTGTGGTAGtttaggggtctaaagtgaaatttcctctgtattttaattttgaattaaggggaaatttgaaattttataaatagttaggggtataaacgttattgtctcacttttaacgtttaaaatctgatggagatgttcaaattgattgcaattgaaagttcaagggttcaattgaaaagttttgaagtttgtgGGAGGGGGGCTTGTCAATTCACGTGGTAATTGaggagtctaaagtgaagttaccccttaaaattaatatttattcacaattttttttattatcttaaacttttagaataagtgacgacttaacatagtattagaatcaaagttttgagtttgatctctaatttcaattaaaatagtccacATGAGgatagtgttaaaatattagttaaaaaaaattaaattcttcattttatatcaacttaaacttttggaagaAGTAGTGAATTATCAAAGAGCTTTACGTATGTACCCTAGTGCCTAAAACAATGTCCACTTTAttcttagagcctgtttgggattgcgtttggggggcctaaaagtgcttttaactcTCAAAAAccccatttgaagaaaaaagtacttatttggtataaaaattaaatgcgcttttaagagtccaaaatgcctaaaaatggacaaaacgcacttttggcaaaagcttaaaaatgaattttttgcccaaaagctctttttgacttaaaaactatatttttcaagcaatctcaaacaggctcttagtaTGGTTGAGTGCTTGTGGCTCCCTTGTTACCCAGTAGAAGTAAGCACTAACATCCGAGATTGAATCCCAATGTAATACATGTAATTAAGTATTTTGCAGTTTAAGAGAGTGTTTAGGATTGCgatttcataagaataatttgcgttttaAAATATTCGCAAAATATAAGTCGcttgacattgcgatttaaaaagtatttaatttcaaatagaaaaaaaatttacgatttctataagcagtcTAGAGGgtgattatttgaaaaagcgTGAATTTAACAACATATGCATTGCGTTAGCTTGATGGTAAGGCTATGTCCTTTCAAATTGTAATGCACCAGTTTGAGTCTCAATAACTCGTTCCAAAGCTCGATCCCTTTCCCCCATTCTCAATGAGCCACAATTCAACCAAAGAGCCAACTAAATTTTCTATTTAGTATTGTAATCTAACAATATTTATAACAGTTTACCTACTAAACAGGACCacttcatgtttttttaaagaaatcccATCCATTTATGAGACGTTAATTTCTAATTAATgggctcttttttctttttcttttttggtttggtttatCATACGTTAATTTCTAATTATTTAGTTGTAGGAATTTATGTTCACCTCAGAGTTATCCTATATATCTAATGTTTTCCGTCAATTCTATCTTATTCATGCTATGTATATATACGtaccatatatatgttttggtATTATGGAATATTTTGGACTTATAGCTAGGTTAGATTAAAAAATTTTGGCATAtgacagtaaaaaaaaaaaaaaaaaaaaagtagttctAACACAAATTAATAATTGGAACTTGCATTAATTCACTAATACCATTTGAGTAAAAGAAGCAATTATCATttgagggagaaaagaaaagagaagaaaaaaagtccATGCTAGCATTAATTGGCACAACTGGCAGTCCGTATAATCAATCAAGAATTGCAAGTTGGAagatgcttaattaattataaagatTCTTGTCCCAACAAGATgcagaaacagaaaataatgCAACTAATTAAGTAAATACAAGTAGTTTacttcataaaaacaaaaatagttaGTTTAATTAAAGTGGCTACAAACACGCCTTATCTCTCCCTCATTTCCAGTCTTCACCCCAATTCTACTCGTCTTCACCATTGCCGTGGTAAAATCTGGCACAAAAGACGGGCCACGGGCCGGGTAAGACTTGGCTGAATGTAGGATCTAATAATCCTATTAGCTAGTCCTGATGTCATCCTTTAGCCTCGATCGCATCAGATGCTAGCACAGAAAACCCGTCCTGGGTGTTCCTTAGGCTTTGATCGTCAAAGGTGGAGTTGGTGACAGGATGGAGAGGTATCCGGTCATTGAAGTCTCCACGTGGACACAAGGCTTTGAGTTTGGGCAGAAAGTGAGGGTTTATATCCGGGTCAAATGTGCCATCCATGCTGAAATTATATAGTTTATTTTGCATCACACCACATACAACAGTCCCTATTGTATGTGCCCCTGCCAAAACATTTTGTTATATTGtaagtcaaaaataaaataaaatacaaaagcacataaataaatataatttatctatatgtgtttgtgcttgtttatataaaataaaaacatagaatttttaaatgtaATCTCATAgcatcacaaacacacaataaataacatattagcaaattaaataaattaaacacaatttatagagttcaagaaaaatagttccaaaaataaatattgtaaacCTAATTGACTACATAATgatcactcaaaaaataaataaaaacaaatattttcatcatattccaCACTTTTTTTGTACAAAAGTGtggaatatgatgaaaatatctgtttttatttattttttgagtgatcATTCCACAATCATTTGGgtttacaatatttatttttggaactATTTTTCTTTAACTTTATAAATCGtgtttaatttagttaatttgctaatatgtcatattattgtgtgtttgtgatgctatgagattaaatttaaaaattctatgtttttattttatataaacaagcacaaacacatataaataaattatatttatttatgtaattttgtattttattttatttttaacttacaATATAACAAAATGTTTTGGCAAGGGCACATACAATAGGGACGGTTGTGTGTGGTGTGATGCAAAAGAGACTATATAATTTCAGCATGGATAGCACGTTTGACCCAGCGATAAACCCTCACTTTCTGCCCAAACTCAAAGCCTTGTGTCCACGTGGAGACTTCAATGACCGGATACCTCTCGATCCTGTCACCAACTCCACCTTTGACGATCAAAGCCTAAGGAACACCCAGGACGGGTTTTCGGTGCTAGCATCTGATGCGAGGCTAAAGGATGACATCAGGACTAGCTAATAGGATTATTAGATCCTACATTCAGCCAAGTCTTACCCGGCCCGTGGCCCGTCTTTTGTGCCAGATTTTACCACAGCAATGGTGAAGATGAGTAAAATTGGGGTGAAGACTGGAAATGAGGGAGAGATAAGGCGTGTTTGTAGCCACTTTAATTAAACtaactatttttgtttttatgaagtAAACTACTTGTATTTACTTAATTAGTTGcattattttctgtttctgcATCTTGTTGGGACAAGAatctttataattaattaagcattttCCAACTTGCAATTCTTGATTGATTATACGGACTGCCAGTTGTGCCAATTAATGCTAGCATggactttttttcttctcttttcttttctccctcaaatgataataataacatgaatatatataatttaatataataataataataataataacatgaatatatatatatatatatgattttaattGCATGCATGTGACGAAGTCTATAATTGAATATATACATCACGTGTAAGCAAACAAcaagactatatatatttaattaacataCCACCCATTATATGATCGATTGAATGACTTGTCTTGGTGATCATTAAATTAAAACTTCTGGTTAATATTTTGGACGCTAGCTAGCTCtatattttattaagattatTTAGCATATATTAAATCATACCAGCACTGAGAAGGACAAGATCTTCACGGGAAAGTCCCTTCTGCATGAACTTAGATTTCTGAAGCTCAACTGAGTCATCAGGCTCGGGCATGTCCGCCGCATGAGACATATTTGAAACCCGACCATCTCTCCGGCCAGTTGGCACCTCATAAAATGGCACATTTTTCTGcatcatataaaatatttttcaatgtgAAGCTAAAAAGGAAGCAAAAGGATGGAGATCTCAGATCTGCTATTCTTCCTTTGCCCATCCATCTCCAAATTTGGTtaattagaccaaaaaaaaaaaaaaaaaaacaagaatggagaTGGAATATAGGAGATGGTAACAGAATCCAAAAATGACAACACAAACCGGAGGAAATCACCCATGGataaagtgagagagagagagagagagagagaaggtacTTACAAAGAACAGCGCATCTCTGGCTGCCAACACCACTATGTCTGCGCAAGAAACCACTCCCTTGCAAACGGTTTCGAGCTCTTGTTTGGCTTTGGCGATCACTTCAAAGCCCCCAACACCGGCGTGACCAGGTGCGTTTATTTCGGCTTTTAAGCCATTGCGGATCAGAATTGACCCATCACAACCCTgttttagaaagaaagaaattaatgaaatttttttggtgtGCATGTGCGCGTGATCAGTTGAGAGAGTCACTCAGAGTCAGAGAGAAACCTCAACAAAGCAGTCATGAAACTGGAGCCTTAATAAAATGGATGCATTCCGGGGACCCACGTGAATTGCATCCTGAACAACAGTGCGGACAATAGATTCAGCTTGTGGGAATGGGCCACAAGTACAAGTGAGACAGACTTACGGCAAACGGGACATGTTGTGTTCCTGGAAAAGTGCTCTGCTATGCACCCGTTGTGGTAGGCATGGCCGCAAGAGCTAAGCAAAGTAAGCTCGTCCCCGTCTCATAGTTGCACAGGCACAACGTACACGTGTCCTGTTGGAAGGGTATATCGGAGCCGCCACGGTGGTAAATGACCTTCGACAGTAAATCAGGATCAACCGCACCATTAACCGCCCGTTGCATTTCTACCTCCTCCACTCGGTTGTGGTTGGCTTGACGGCGACGACAGTGGAAATACTGGACCAACAGGAAGAAAATGACGACGCGGGAGGCAAAGATTCCCCAAAATATCGGAAGGAAAAGGTTATTTTGCTCGTGCATTTTGTATACGGAATGAGGCAATATTTCTGCTTTTCCTCCAAAGTCTTTACTCCGGGTGAGGGGGAGGGAACTTCCATGCGTCTGGTAAATCTCTGAAACGCTGCTTCTCAAAACTGttgcctttctttttcttcttttctaaggaggataagaaaataaagacaaattaCAATAACAATGCGTAGCAGATCCTTACCTACTGCCTGACATGATAAGTTGCCTGACATCACATGGGTTGCCAAAAATGGAAAGTCGTAGGTGATTTTCGAAACCAAATTaagaataaagaacaaaaaaaattaataataatataaccaCACTGATTAGGGTTTCTTGAATCGAAAAGGCTAACGATCGTTAAAACCAAGGGAAAATCAATCTACTTGCATTGGTTAGGTATTACTTTTATTATGCTATTAATTACTATGGCCCTAGCTTGGACTGCTTCCTAACAATGCAACTGCCTCCTGCATTTTTTTTCCATCCCTTTTATTGATTGCAGAGTTTGACTCAAGAATAGTAGGATTAACGGGACCTGCAGTATCAGCTATTAGGCAGAGAGCCCAGGAGTACCGCGTCTATTTTAAGAAGGTAGAAGAGGAGGGAGATGATTATCTTGTTGACTCTTCCCACAACGTGTATCTGATGAGCCCAAAAATGGAGGTTGTGAGATGCTTTGGTGTAGAGTACAATGCGGAGGAACTTTGAGATGCAATAATGAAGGAACTGAGGACCACCCTGACCCAATGTCTCCCAAGATTTTGAAAGGTTGCCCATATTAATTTCTCCGATGCggtaaggaaaatattatattttagacAGCCATTCTAACATGACCtttgtttttgtggttctttcattcccaaaatttttaaatttcacactcatatgttatatatatactgagTTCAAATGTCAATGAGTTTCTTGTTTGAAAATCATCTAGACAAGAGCATAGAAAGATGAACAGATCAATCTGATTATTGAAGGCTATCTTTAAAGTTACACTAGCTAGATAATATGCACTGCTTAATtaatctacattttttttttattttttttttaaaaaaagcaactGCCAGGTGTCTTTTATAGTGATGATCTGTCGTTTTTGTCCATGTATATTAATGTTTATTTGATCATTATTTCACTACGTTGGTCCATGGATGATTGACATAATTGTCGCACCATAAAAGTGGAGaccatgataaaataaaaaaaagtgatttttagtattattattttcttttcgaTCTTCTGGGTTAATTTGTTCCATGCCTCTATGCACCGGCCACCTATTTCCTCCCAAAAATAATTCCTCATTATTTCTCTCTGGCTAAAAATATGCGGATTATAGGAAGCATTAAATTCAGAAGGGGCCCACAAGAAATGCATGGTTTATTACAGGAGTTTGAAAAAGAAatcgggaaaaagaagagaaatatttcACTTAATTATACCGGCTTGtaccattatttttttaaaaaaaaaaactttctttcaaCCATAATTTAATAAGGCAAATGCTTTTGTCCATTCTCCCacccatctccccaccatctcctatttaataattatataaggTGATGCAGGTGCAGCAGATAATGATGTCACACCGTCGTCACCATGCATTGCAGTCTTATCCATCCATCTCTATAAAAGGGCAGGAGGCATGGTTCATTAACCACAGTATTACAATCAGTCAATCACAGTAGTCTTCCTCCTTCAATCTTCGACATGGCCTACCACCAAGGTGGTATTTGAATTGacaaatgaaattttttttatcttagtGATCGCGTATTTGAATTCGCTTGCGGcagtagatgcgtgaaccagataTTATTATGAAGGGGCTTTGCTGGCTCACACCTTGGTAGAGTTGTGGTGACGGACTCGCCTTCCCAGACAGTAgttatggctcaaaccggacattctgTAAAGGCTGAAAACCTCAATAGTAATGCCCAAGGGAAAAAATTACACTGATAAGCACATTCCCGcccttttaattagaaaaaagaaaaaaaatcttcgACATGGCCTCGGTGGTTTTGAtggttttctttcttattcatcTCGTGATAGGAATGTCTGAAGCCCATGGCCACCTGCGAGTTGGCTTCTACTCTGAGACATGCCCTGAAGTTGTGGGGTCTCATAATTAACCATTCCAAAgtcccaagttttttttttaagtttggtttATCAGACGTTTTGGTTTGGTTTATCTTATTAATGCATGCTAATATATATACTAGACGATgtgtgttattattattttttaatatatatatatatacaataaatcACACAAATAGATCGATCTAGGTAAAAGCATCTCTACATGCAAGCTAAGCCACATTATAATCTGCTGCATCATAGTAAATTCTCGGAGCTCATAACAAGTAAGAGCTTGAATAAAGATTGAAAGAACTTaggaaagtgaaaaaaaaataatggtaaaGGTAacccaatattatttttaccGATTTTTTTTtcgggttaaataccaaatatccccttgggtttggtaactttatttttaccctccctgaagtttcatttttatcaNNNNNNNNNNNNNNNNNNNNNNNNNNNNNNNNNNNNNNNNNNNNNNNNNNNNNNNNNNNNNNNNNNNNNNNNNNNNNNNNNNNNNNNNNNNNNNNNNNNNNNNNNNNNNNNNNNNNNNNNNNNNNNNNNNNNNNNNNNNNNNNNNNNNNNNNNNNNNNNNNNNNNNNNNNNNNNNNNNNNNNNNNNNtatgtgtcacgtgtcaacatctaattggttcacgtgtcagtcctaacggtcaactaacggatggactaacttggtcctttatcaaaatcTCATGAAGTCCTGTGATAAGAATAAAACCTCAgtgggtaaaaataaagttacgaAACTCTAGGgaggtatttggtatttaacccttttttttcaaactcatgtAGGTCACCCTTAAGGGTAAAGGTAAACCATGCCTTTCTTGACTTCTTGTGGGCCCCTTCTGAATTTAATGCTTCCTATAATCCGCATATTTTTAGCCAGAAAGAAATAATGATGAATTATTTTTGGGAGGAAATAGGTGGCCGGTGCACCCACCGGTGTCGTCAGGTTGTTTGAGAATCAAGGTGACATGCGAATGACCAAAAGGCAACTTCAAGAGCATTTTCTAACGtttaaacataaatataattttaagattttaaaaattataaaatttataattaattatgtgttacttagtttatatatataacaaaaatccCAATTAATGGCCCTAGCTAGCTAGTACAGAGTACGTAAGTTCAACCGGCCAGTGAGAAGATGCACAACTGTAGTTCAACTGTAGTAAAAtatcttagtttattttaagaTATAGATgcttatatcaaaagctttggagTTCAACCGCATTCAAAAGCCCCAACATCCACAAACAATTCCCTTTGTAAACACAAGATTTTGATGTCTCAATGGACTAAAATTCCAAATTGATCCAATTTAGAgcaactagctagctagatgcAACCTTCTTAGGAACGAGGCAGTCGCATTAATTGTTTAGGAAGCGATCCAGCTACAACTTTCCTTTTTTGGGCAACTGATCACATGACAACATTAACTTTCTGCAAACTTAACTAGACACCACCAACTTTTACCAGAGAGAAATAATGAAGAATTGTTTTGGGATGAAAAAGGTGGCCAGTGCACCCACTTGGCCGGTGTCGTCAGGTTGTTTGAGAATCAAGGTGACGTGGGAATGATCAAAAGGCAACTCCTGGAGCTAATCATGGATTTGAACAAAGGTGACTCGAATCGAGCTCGGCCGCTTGATCCTGCAAGAATGCCTGAAATCATATTAATGCTATTGTGTGTGCTTATGATTCCGTGGTTAATGAACCATCGTGACGAAGGTGTGACATCATCGATGGAGTCACCCTTTGTGTTGTGGTTAATTGTCTTTGCCTCTATTATTTTGGGAAtaggattttattattttaaataaaaataaaaataatagaatattttaaaaaaattaagggtggcCGGCCAGCCCAAcgggggtggctggaccacccctgttggcctggggtggccgaagccaccccctagggccatcccattaattttttttttttgagggtggCCGGACTAGCCCCATGGGCCATAGGGTGGCTTTGACCACCCGTATTCAGCTCGGTTTCTAGCTGCTTGCCAACAAGTGGTCCTATTAACCTCCCTATGGCTGGTCACAAttcttagttttttaaaaatattttctaattttttatttgttttaatctaaaatggtattttattattattttttgttagtggacatgtgtcttatttatggttttagaatttttttaaaaaaaatttaactataaactggatattctcctattcaaaataaattaaaaatgttcaaaatgaACTGAAGATGATCATATTTCATGCTTTTGCGGCCATGTCATTAATTCCCACGAGCTGCTTTGCTTTTGGCTTGtattacttattatttattttttattctttggttTAAAAGAACAAATGTCACCTGCTACGACTTTCCGTTtttggcaaccaaacaaaagggTACGAGCTAGGGACCACATACACCTGGCCAGCTAGTGGTTGGTCATGCGAGCAAAAATGCATGTGTTTAATTAGAAAACAACCACTTTTAATTTGTAGCTTATTAATCTTAATTACATTAATCTTAATTAGTACGTAAGACCATATATAGAGTACCCTaagtcatgtatatatatatatcttcacgTAATTGATTAGATTAGAACAAGATTATTCGGTGCATGGGTAATTGATCGatgagaagaagaaggtggtgTACCCTTCATGTTTTAGTGGGTGATTGATCATGATCAAAATAGGATCAtgccactatatatatatatagctttcaACCAAACAATTAATAATATGAAAAGAAATGCGATCTAGTCGTTTAATTAGTTCTGGGCAATTTGAATTTgtaacatcatatatatatatatatataatgagtgCACCTGGGCTGGGCACCccggttgattttttttagctCATGAATAGTGCCATTTTTGAAAACCATCAATCggtgcaaataattttttttttttttttttttttttgagaaaatcgGTGCAAATAATTAAGAGTGCATGTACCTAGCTCCCTGTTTCTGTTGAGGATAGTTTGGTAATTATAAGAACAAACTTAACTTCAaactagaataaaaaaaattatgattctTTATGATGctacataaaataattaagtccaTTAATTCGCTTtcaatgttttgtttgtttatcaACCGtgcaatttcaaatgaaaaaaaaatcatataattaattagggCAGGGGTTTTGTTTTGTCAGATTCTGCTAGTCATTTTTTCTTGTAGTATTATCtcttaatttgtaattttttttgtccccTTGAgttgagttatatatatacctagCTAATACCTGGCGAGTCTTTAATTAGGAATCATATATATAGTAcattaattgaaaaagaaagaaattaggCTGGATTTCAAGGGATGCAAAGCTACCTACCTTAATTATGTGTCCTTtcaaaaaggattttttttttttttggttattgttaatttttttgacggAAGTTGGACGGAATATGAactttgttttaattaataattaagtgagGAGTTCTATGTGAGACAAAACGAAACTTAGagggataaaaaaataaaaaataaaatcgttAAACCACAAGaggcaaaaaagaaatatttaaccaattttttttttttttttttaatgagcttctcttcattttacatttttattgatgtgacattatatacaccattaaatataGCAAAATCAAATTTGTACCATGGAATGAATCATCTTTGTTTTACTCAAAATGATCTTCATCCCTACTTTTTAAggtaattttgat
This genomic interval from Corylus avellana chromosome ca3, CavTom2PMs-1.0 contains the following:
- the LOC132174087 gene encoding peroxidase 43-like gives rise to the protein MHEQNNLFLPIFWGIFASRVVIFFLLVQYFHCRRRQANHNRVEEVEMQRAVNGAVDPDLLSKVIYHRGGSDIPFQQDTCTLCLCNYETGTSLLCLALAAMPTTTAESIVRTVVQDAIHVGPRNASILLRLQFHDCFVEGCDGSILIRNGLKAEINAPGHAGVGGFEVIAKAKQELETVCKGVVSCADIVVLAARDALFFKNVPFYEVPTGRRDGRVSNMSHAADMPEPDDSVELQKSKFMQKGLSREDLVLLSAGAHTIGTVVCGVMQNKLYNFSMDGTFDPDINPHFLPKLKALCPRGDFNDRIPLHPVTNSTFDDQSLRNTQDGFSVLASDAIESYPARGPSFVPDFTTAMVKTSRIGVKTGNEGEIRRVCSHFN